A region from the Inhella inkyongensis genome encodes:
- a CDS encoding TonB-dependent receptor plug domain-containing protein produces the protein MRQPTRLCAALAVAFGGLAAGQAFAQETKQQLERVEVTGSSIKRVAAEGALPLTIVTKEDIARTGATTVQDLVNLVPSNFGGAVANNNVGATGNASEANLRALGSKYTLVLLNGRRIANFAFGNSPVDLNSIPLAAVERVEILRDGASALYGADAVAGVINFIMRKDFQGVEIQAGLAKTANKGADGRNASIAAGFGDYDKQGFNLVLTGSYEHIDRLKAVQRPFANSGIRPELGVAQVSTRNGIPNLNFTDTRGNEYTGVNPLRYNGCNSPAFALANVGDPTQCATDYVKFIDLVPEQTRAAFSGRQIIKLNADHQLVLEYMHTRDRSQSFYSPAPYTEVVRFPFAIRPGTRFYPTAITLPKGMTLPAGYIMPNGSVLAADTVLGADMQVTPAGNLSGRWRTVAGGGRSDITETENDRFMIGANGSIGGWDYDAAVVMSKNKGEIYFGPGKFSYAKLQPLLDSGNINIFGPQDATSQALLDSALISGQRQQTAKSRSTEFDFRMSRELMATANGPWALGMGANYRQELIDQVSEPVLASGDEVGGDGAIPSVSSGRKVAGVWAETVYPVAKGFELTGAARYDKYKNDFGTSFNAFSPKASVKFQPMRELTLRGSVAKGYRAPTLYENLRPLSTSNNTASNWSDPIRCPNGVPINNTANPVEEVQDECNIQLAAGFSGNRNLKPEKSTQFALGLGFSPTPSMTFAVDYWNVDIKDPIVPKSEAQVLGSPVQNKDYIYRYDPRITDPAALGSLNNPIKGSQNPDLPIAYIYLPFENTAKTYASGVDFSAQFRFNAGEMGKFAVLYDSTLFVTHGYQYTGLAKTSDLGKFKDFGSAPRYRHAATLQWNMGKIGASLTNNYTAAYEDYTDSTLVGADYPLVRKVKANVTWDMQLTGEVMKGLGLTFGVKNLLDKDPPASRNSLYFQVGFDPTYGNPIGRQYYLNAKYSF, from the coding sequence ATGCGTCAACCTACCCGTCTTTGTGCCGCCCTGGCCGTCGCCTTCGGCGGCTTGGCCGCTGGCCAAGCATTTGCCCAAGAAACCAAGCAGCAACTGGAGCGCGTGGAAGTCACCGGATCGTCGATCAAGCGAGTTGCCGCCGAAGGCGCGCTGCCGCTGACCATCGTCACCAAGGAAGACATTGCTCGCACCGGTGCCACCACCGTGCAGGACTTGGTCAATCTGGTGCCCTCGAACTTTGGCGGCGCGGTCGCCAACAATAACGTCGGCGCCACCGGCAATGCGTCAGAGGCCAATCTGCGCGCCCTGGGCTCCAAGTACACCTTGGTGCTGTTGAACGGTCGTCGCATTGCCAATTTCGCATTCGGCAACAGCCCCGTGGATCTGAATTCGATCCCGCTGGCCGCTGTGGAACGCGTGGAAATCCTACGCGACGGCGCATCGGCCCTGTACGGTGCCGATGCCGTGGCTGGCGTGATCAACTTCATCATGCGCAAGGACTTCCAGGGCGTGGAGATCCAAGCCGGCCTGGCCAAGACCGCCAACAAGGGCGCCGATGGCCGCAATGCCTCGATCGCCGCGGGTTTTGGCGACTACGACAAGCAGGGCTTCAATCTGGTCCTGACCGGCAGCTACGAGCACATCGATCGGCTCAAGGCCGTACAACGCCCCTTCGCCAATTCGGGCATCCGTCCCGAGCTGGGCGTTGCCCAAGTGTCCACGCGCAACGGTATTCCCAACCTGAATTTCACCGACACCCGGGGCAATGAGTACACCGGCGTCAACCCGCTGCGCTACAACGGCTGCAATTCTCCTGCGTTCGCGTTGGCCAATGTCGGCGACCCGACCCAGTGCGCCACCGATTACGTCAAGTTCATTGACCTGGTGCCCGAGCAGACCCGCGCGGCCTTCAGCGGCCGCCAGATCATCAAGCTGAATGCCGATCATCAACTGGTGCTGGAGTACATGCACACCCGTGACCGATCGCAGTCCTTCTACTCGCCGGCACCCTATACCGAGGTGGTCCGCTTCCCGTTCGCAATCCGTCCGGGCACGCGCTTCTACCCCACCGCCATCACCCTGCCCAAGGGCATGACCCTGCCAGCCGGCTACATCATGCCCAATGGCAGCGTGCTGGCTGCCGACACCGTGCTGGGCGCCGACATGCAGGTCACGCCGGCCGGCAATCTGTCGGGTCGCTGGCGCACGGTGGCCGGTGGCGGCCGCTCCGACATCACCGAGACCGAGAACGACCGCTTCATGATCGGCGCCAACGGAAGCATCGGCGGCTGGGACTACGACGCCGCCGTCGTGATGTCGAAGAACAAGGGCGAGATCTACTTCGGCCCCGGCAAGTTCAGCTACGCCAAGCTGCAGCCGCTGCTGGACAGCGGCAACATCAACATCTTTGGCCCGCAAGATGCCACCAGCCAGGCCCTGCTCGACTCCGCCCTGATCAGCGGCCAGCGCCAACAGACGGCCAAGTCGCGCTCGACCGAGTTTGACTTCCGCATGTCGCGCGAGCTGATGGCCACCGCCAACGGCCCCTGGGCCCTGGGCATGGGCGCCAACTACCGCCAGGAGCTGATCGACCAGGTCTCAGAGCCGGTGCTGGCCAGCGGCGACGAGGTCGGTGGCGACGGCGCCATTCCCAGTGTCTCCAGCGGCCGCAAGGTGGCCGGCGTTTGGGCAGAGACGGTGTACCCCGTAGCCAAGGGCTTCGAGCTGACCGGCGCGGCCCGCTATGACAAGTACAAGAACGACTTCGGCACCAGCTTCAATGCCTTCAGCCCCAAGGCCAGCGTGAAGTTCCAGCCTATGCGCGAACTGACCCTGCGCGGCTCGGTGGCCAAGGGCTATCGCGCCCCGACCCTGTACGAAAACCTGCGTCCTCTGTCGACCTCGAACAACACGGCGTCGAACTGGTCGGACCCCATCCGTTGCCCGAACGGCGTGCCTATCAACAACACGGCCAACCCCGTCGAAGAGGTTCAGGATGAATGCAACATCCAACTGGCCGCTGGCTTCTCGGGCAACCGCAATCTGAAGCCTGAGAAGTCAACCCAGTTTGCCTTGGGCCTGGGCTTCTCGCCGACCCCCTCGATGACCTTTGCGGTCGACTACTGGAACGTCGATATCAAGGATCCCATCGTGCCGAAGTCGGAGGCTCAGGTGCTGGGCAGTCCGGTGCAGAACAAGGACTACATCTACCGCTACGACCCGCGCATCACGGACCCCGCTGCGTTGGGCAGCCTGAACAACCCGATCAAGGGCAGTCAGAACCCGGATTTGCCGATCGCCTACATCTATCTGCCGTTTGAGAACACTGCCAAGACCTACGCCTCGGGTGTGGACTTCAGCGCGCAGTTCCGCTTCAACGCGGGCGAGATGGGCAAGTTCGCGGTGCTGTATGACAGCACCCTGTTCGTGACCCATGGCTACCAGTACACCGGCTTGGCCAAGACCAGCGATCTGGGCAAGTTCAAGGACTTCGGTTCGGCCCCGCGCTACCGTCATGCCGCCACCCTGCAGTGGAATATGGGCAAGATCGGCGCCAGCCTGACGAACAACTACACCGCAGCCTATGAGGACTACACCGACTCGACCTTGGTCGGCGCAGACTACCCGTTGGTGCGCAAGGTCAAGGCCAACGTAACCTGGGACATGCAGCTCACTGGTGAAGTCATGAAGGGCCTGGGCCTGACCTTCGGCGTCAAAAACCTGCTGGACAAGGATCCGCCAGCCTCGCGCAACAGCCTGTACTTCCAGGTGGGCTTCGACCCGACCTATGGCAACCCGATTGGCCGTCAGTACTACCTGAACGCGAAGTACTCGTTCTAA
- a CDS encoding glutathione S-transferase family protein, with product MIQLHHVPSSAAMAPHFLLEELSLPFELVPVNAAAGEHKQPAYLKLNPNGLIPTLVDGDLVLYETPAILMHLCDQSGRLLPPLGTAARAQAYKWMAWLNNSVQTALILYFYPERWMPEQASVLKANAQAKVLALLEQLDTELARHGQPWLLGSEFSAVDCLAFTLCRWTRNFDGRKARDFPHIGPYLQRLLARPALQRVFQTEGLSAPYC from the coding sequence ATGATTCAGCTGCACCACGTTCCCTCTAGCGCCGCCATGGCGCCGCACTTCTTGCTTGAAGAGTTGAGCCTGCCCTTCGAACTCGTGCCGGTCAATGCGGCCGCCGGAGAACACAAGCAACCGGCCTATTTGAAGCTCAACCCCAATGGCTTGATCCCTACCTTGGTTGATGGCGACCTGGTTCTGTATGAGACCCCGGCCATCCTGATGCATCTGTGCGATCAAAGCGGCCGGCTGCTGCCGCCACTGGGCACGGCCGCGCGGGCCCAGGCCTACAAATGGATGGCCTGGCTGAACAACAGCGTGCAGACCGCCCTGATCCTCTACTTCTATCCCGAGCGCTGGATGCCTGAGCAGGCGAGCGTTCTGAAAGCCAATGCCCAGGCCAAGGTGCTCGCGCTGCTGGAACAGCTTGATACCGAACTGGCCCGGCACGGTCAGCCTTGGCTGCTCGGGTCGGAGTTCAGCGCAGTGGACTGCCTGGCCTTCACGCTCTGCCGCTGGACGCGCAATTTCGACGGGCGCAAGGCGCGCGATTTCCCCCACATCGGGCCCTATCTGCAGCGCCTGCTGGCGCGCCCGGCCTTGCAGAGGGTGTTTCAGACAGAGGGGCTGAGCGCGCCCTACTGCTGA
- a CDS encoding ATP-binding protein gives MPNSNPEALKPAAEPLPEAAGAARAQRELGERMAHGVAVMLAVAGVAGLAQAAATWWGGGRLPPAQLALIACLGLAFSLMCAFSYWRLKRRGVHAAMAWFGGASLSLLLSLPWITGTGLSDAGLPALVVVVLALGLLVSPRAAKRALALSLLGVAAVALGQWMGWIPGPSDARPTPLAVLVLGHSAALLLGGWLVIHYSQVFFDALGSAESSRLLLADSLQQQNEAAEQLRLSEARQRQLLEGSLTAVLIFGGKDGVIRYANQRTLEAYGVERMEQLRPDWVMPGEGYGREEALRLFERTLNQGPQYQWWCSQRRDGTLIWWDIKTLAQHQDTDPQVVVFGHDISAQVAARAALTQAREQLEAQVRARTQALQAQQQRMEAILEALPLTLSIRDGGGRYQLVNRQFERSSGWRREQVLGRRSHDFLPAAEAAQIASTDAEILRVGGVQHYEQALVHPAEGLRELLFTSVAMQDSEVGGYTVLTLGTDISSLKRLQHELEQARDDAQRLAQAKSDFLANMSHEIRTPLNAVLGLAQLALLREPAGAYERQAFEGIRSAGEHLLGVVNDILDFAKLESGKYLTSCDVVDPLEPPRGALAMLEARAREKRLGLRLQVEGELPRRVQLDLLHTRQVLVNLIGNALKFTQQGEVLVRVSAHDGRLWFAVHDTGPGIDAAQQERIFQAFEQADVSATRQFGGTGLGLSISRRLARLMGGDINLQSSLGQGSTFTLHLPCVALAEPTGMAPGDSGPRPQTPSAQLAGLRVLVVDDVELNRAILMEMLQSQGALCQQADSGAQALACMDAPDCPPFDVVLMDVQMPGMDGYETTRLLHSRRPELPVFALTAHALPEQVELSRAAGMAGHITKPVELSRLVEALMARLRPAASPTTPTPTEPAPPAPAKPEATSILGWDYAAALARCAGKAPLLRRLLTDFEQQYRQPMPEGGEALRAWAHRLKGTAGNLGLTALATGAGELEQSALTVTQQQQTELKILLQRQLDSLANWLDQAA, from the coding sequence GTGCCCAACTCAAACCCTGAGGCTTTGAAGCCCGCCGCCGAGCCGCTGCCCGAAGCCGCCGGTGCCGCGCGGGCGCAGCGCGAGCTGGGCGAGCGCATGGCCCACGGGGTCGCCGTCATGCTGGCCGTGGCCGGTGTGGCCGGCCTGGCACAGGCGGCCGCCACCTGGTGGGGCGGCGGGAGATTGCCGCCCGCCCAGCTGGCACTGATTGCCTGCCTGGGCCTGGCCTTCAGCCTGATGTGCGCCTTCTCCTACTGGCGCCTGAAGCGCCGCGGTGTGCATGCGGCCATGGCGTGGTTTGGCGGCGCCAGCCTGTCTTTGCTGCTGTCTTTGCCTTGGATCACTGGAACGGGGCTGTCCGATGCCGGCCTGCCGGCCTTGGTCGTCGTCGTGCTGGCGCTGGGCCTGCTGGTGTCACCGCGTGCGGCCAAACGCGCCCTGGCACTCAGTCTTCTTGGCGTAGCCGCCGTGGCCCTTGGACAGTGGATGGGGTGGATTCCCGGCCCCAGCGACGCCCGCCCAACCCCCTTGGCCGTACTGGTTCTAGGCCACTCCGCCGCACTTCTCCTAGGCGGCTGGCTCGTCATTCATTACAGCCAAGTGTTCTTTGACGCGCTCGGTTCGGCCGAGAGCTCGCGATTGCTGCTGGCCGACAGTCTTCAGCAACAGAACGAAGCGGCCGAGCAACTGCGCTTGTCAGAGGCGCGCCAGCGACAACTGCTGGAAGGCTCGCTCACGGCGGTGCTGATCTTTGGCGGCAAGGATGGCGTGATCCGTTACGCCAATCAGCGCACCCTGGAGGCCTATGGCGTGGAGCGCATGGAACAGCTGCGCCCCGATTGGGTCATGCCCGGCGAGGGCTATGGTCGCGAGGAGGCCCTGCGCCTCTTTGAGCGCACTCTCAACCAAGGCCCGCAATACCAATGGTGGTGTTCGCAGCGGCGCGACGGCACCCTGATCTGGTGGGACATCAAGACCCTGGCCCAACACCAGGACACCGACCCCCAAGTGGTGGTGTTTGGACATGACATCAGCGCCCAGGTGGCAGCCCGAGCGGCCCTGACCCAGGCGCGCGAGCAGCTCGAGGCCCAGGTGCGCGCCCGCACCCAGGCCTTGCAGGCCCAGCAGCAGCGCATGGAGGCCATCCTGGAGGCACTGCCCCTGACGCTGTCCATCCGCGACGGCGGCGGCCGCTACCAACTGGTGAACCGCCAGTTTGAGCGCAGCAGCGGCTGGCGGCGCGAACAGGTGTTGGGCCGCCGCAGCCACGACTTCCTGCCCGCCGCCGAGGCCGCGCAGATCGCCAGCACCGATGCCGAAATCTTGCGCGTCGGCGGGGTGCAGCATTACGAGCAGGCGCTGGTCCACCCCGCTGAGGGCTTACGCGAGCTGCTGTTCACCTCGGTGGCCATGCAGGACAGCGAAGTCGGCGGCTACACCGTGCTGACCCTGGGCACCGACATCAGCTCCCTCAAGCGCCTGCAGCATGAGTTGGAGCAGGCCCGCGACGACGCCCAGCGCTTGGCCCAGGCCAAGAGCGACTTCCTGGCCAATATGAGCCATGAAATTCGCACCCCGCTGAATGCCGTGCTGGGCCTGGCCCAATTGGCCCTGCTGCGAGAGCCAGCCGGCGCCTACGAGCGCCAGGCCTTTGAGGGCATCCGCAGCGCCGGCGAGCACCTGCTCGGCGTGGTCAACGACATCCTCGACTTCGCCAAGCTGGAATCAGGCAAATACCTGACCTCCTGCGATGTGGTGGACCCCTTGGAGCCTCCGCGTGGCGCCCTGGCCATGCTGGAAGCACGGGCGCGTGAAAAGCGCCTGGGCTTGCGTCTACAAGTCGAGGGTGAACTGCCCCGACGGGTGCAGCTGGATCTTCTGCACACCCGCCAGGTGCTGGTCAATCTGATCGGCAACGCCCTCAAGTTCACTCAGCAGGGCGAAGTGCTGGTGCGCGTCTCAGCCCATGATGGTCGTCTATGGTTCGCGGTGCACGACACCGGCCCCGGCATCGACGCCGCTCAGCAAGAACGCATCTTCCAGGCCTTTGAACAAGCCGATGTGTCAGCCACCCGACAATTCGGTGGCACGGGCCTGGGCCTCTCCATCAGCCGCCGCCTGGCCCGGCTGATGGGCGGCGACATCAACCTGCAGAGCAGCCTGGGGCAGGGTTCGACATTCACCCTGCACCTGCCCTGTGTCGCTCTGGCCGAGCCCACCGGCATGGCACCAGGAGATAGTGGCCCCCGCCCTCAAACCCCCAGCGCCCAGCTGGCCGGTCTGCGCGTGCTGGTAGTGGACGATGTGGAGCTCAACCGCGCCATCTTGATGGAGATGCTGCAAAGCCAAGGTGCCCTATGCCAGCAGGCTGATAGCGGTGCCCAGGCCCTGGCCTGCATGGACGCGCCGGACTGTCCGCCATTCGATGTGGTGCTGATGGATGTGCAAATGCCCGGCATGGACGGCTACGAGACCACCCGGCTGCTGCACAGCCGCCGCCCCGAGCTGCCGGTGTTTGCCCTGACGGCTCACGCCCTGCCGGAGCAAGTGGAGCTCTCACGCGCCGCCGGCATGGCAGGGCACATCACCAAACCGGTCGAACTGAGCCGTCTGGTTGAGGCCCTGATGGCACGCCTTCGCCCCGCTGCGAGCCCAACAACACCCACCCCCACCGAACCGGCCCCGCCTGCGCCCGCCAAGCCGGAAGCAACCTCCATCCTCGGCTGGGACTACGCCGCCGCCCTGGCACGGTGCGCTGGCAAGGCCCCCCTGCTGCGCCGTCTGCTGACCGACTTTGAACAGCAATACCGCCAACCCATGCCCGAAGGCGGCGAGGCCTTGCGCGCCTGGGCGCATCGGCTGAAGGGGACGGCGGGGAATCTGGGGCTGACAGCACTCGCTACCGGCGCAGGCGAACTGGAGCAATCCGCCCTGACCGTGACGCAGCAGCAGCAGACCGAACTGAAGATCCTGCTGCAGCGCCAGCTTGATTCGCTGGCGAACTGGTTAGATCAAGCCGCCTGA
- a CDS encoding alkaline phosphatase family protein: MLLRALTLATLSLLGAEAQTKPQGKLQDAPPRLVVLLVVDGLPMRQVQSLRPQFGTDGLRRFYDQGTVFTQAHYAHAHTVTAAGHATLATGAYPQRHGVVGNEWLNRASGASVYNTEDRAHRYLDNAATPPDAGTSPKNLLLPTFGDQLRQQQPQAKVIGISGKDRGAILPAGHRGTAYLYRSETGRITSSSYYMAQLPAWVHAFNAKFNADRFWQQRWSPLLPAVAYAQSTPDDQAWMGSAGFGKALPATLGAGHEAPGPRFYTDVLTSPFGDELLLDFARAAIRHEGLGQDEVPDVLSISLSSHDYINHTFGPDSRLSNDHLLQLDRLLARFFQDLDREVGSGRYVLALASDHGFLDSPEARVQKGLPGGRVPLPAALSALNRHLEDEFAVKRLVHGLSAGTLLFDVQALQKLDAAAVQRSAARFLTQLEGMGGSYTEAELESSQPPRADQPHLQALRLSYFRERSGQLGLYPAEGWLYGSRLTGSTHGSPWAYDQELPLLFWGPSWIGQAVSTQRVQAVDLAPTLLRLLQAPPLPQAQGQVLPLPAPQRKQRPKTPPRAQAR; encoded by the coding sequence ATGTTGCTGCGCGCCCTCACCCTTGCCACCCTGAGCCTACTGGGCGCCGAAGCCCAGACCAAGCCACAGGGCAAGCTACAAGATGCGCCGCCGCGCCTGGTGGTGCTGCTGGTGGTCGACGGTCTGCCGATGCGGCAGGTGCAGTCCCTGCGGCCGCAGTTCGGCACCGACGGGCTGCGCCGCTTCTACGACCAAGGGACCGTGTTCACCCAGGCCCACTATGCCCACGCGCACACGGTGACGGCCGCCGGCCACGCCACGCTGGCCACGGGCGCCTACCCCCAGCGCCACGGCGTGGTCGGCAATGAATGGCTGAACCGCGCCAGTGGCGCCTCGGTCTACAACACCGAAGACCGCGCGCACCGCTACCTGGACAACGCCGCCACCCCCCCCGACGCCGGCACCAGCCCGAAGAACTTGCTGCTGCCCACCTTTGGCGACCAACTGCGCCAGCAGCAGCCGCAGGCCAAGGTGATTGGCATCTCAGGCAAGGACCGCGGCGCCATCCTGCCGGCCGGACACCGCGGCACGGCCTATCTGTACCGCAGCGAGACCGGGCGCATCACCAGCAGCAGCTACTACATGGCCCAACTGCCGGCCTGGGTGCACGCCTTCAACGCCAAGTTCAACGCCGACCGCTTCTGGCAACAACGCTGGAGTCCCCTGCTGCCGGCGGTCGCCTATGCACAGTCCACCCCTGACGATCAAGCCTGGATGGGCAGCGCCGGCTTTGGCAAGGCGCTGCCCGCCACGCTGGGCGCAGGACACGAAGCCCCGGGGCCGCGCTTCTACACCGATGTGCTGACCTCGCCCTTCGGCGATGAACTGCTGCTGGACTTCGCCCGCGCCGCCATCCGCCACGAGGGCTTGGGCCAGGATGAGGTGCCCGATGTGCTGAGCATCAGCCTGTCCAGCCACGACTACATCAACCACACCTTCGGGCCGGACTCGCGCCTCTCGAACGACCATCTGCTGCAACTCGACCGCCTGCTGGCGCGCTTCTTCCAAGACCTGGACCGCGAGGTGGGCTCGGGCCGCTATGTGCTGGCCCTGGCCTCAGACCACGGTTTTTTGGACAGCCCCGAGGCCCGCGTGCAAAAGGGCCTGCCCGGTGGACGGGTGCCGCTGCCGGCGGCTTTGAGCGCACTGAACCGGCATTTGGAAGACGAGTTCGCCGTCAAACGTCTGGTGCACGGCTTGAGTGCGGGCACCCTGCTGTTTGACGTCCAGGCCCTGCAGAAGCTGGATGCCGCCGCCGTGCAGCGCAGCGCCGCCCGCTTCTTGACCCAGCTGGAAGGCATGGGCGGCAGCTACACCGAGGCCGAGTTGGAATCCTCTCAGCCACCGCGCGCCGACCAGCCCCACCTCCAGGCCCTGCGCTTGTCCTATTTCCGCGAACGCAGTGGGCAGCTGGGCCTCTACCCGGCCGAAGGTTGGCTGTACGGCAGCCGTCTGACCGGCAGCACGCACGGCAGCCCCTGGGCCTATGACCAAGAGTTGCCGCTGCTGTTCTGGGGGCCGAGTTGGATAGGCCAAGCCGTCAGCACGCAACGCGTGCAGGCGGTGGATCTGGCACCGACCCTGTTGCGCCTGCTGCAAGCTCCCCCGCTGCCCCAGGCCCAGGGTCAAGTCCTGCCGCTACCGGCGCCGCAACGCAAGCAGCGCCCCAAGACACCGCCGCGCGCCCAAGCGCGCTGA
- a CDS encoding response regulator: MFFDLPSMLGEYLLPLLILVPLALVVVLVAARGHKEDHWSVRPCDPWPAPKAEAPLSRETAPEIAAPAAPSPAAESPSSVAVAVPAPATPPSTATPYLVALDDALPPAAPLAPPAPTTAPRRRASDQAPGPAAPTAGPIPLLVVDDSAVVRAKLSKLLSGAGYAVSTARHGQDALEQLNQHWFAMMITDLEMPEMDGFELIAHVSGDLRTENLPIVAITGHEELGARVADVKGLYGIFKKPWSDRELLARVGVLTQLRPR, encoded by the coding sequence ATGTTTTTTGATCTTCCTTCGATGCTGGGCGAGTACCTCTTGCCCCTGCTGATCCTGGTGCCCCTGGCCCTGGTGGTGGTGCTGGTGGCCGCGCGCGGCCACAAGGAGGACCACTGGAGCGTGCGCCCCTGCGATCCTTGGCCGGCCCCCAAGGCCGAGGCTCCGCTGAGCCGCGAAACCGCACCGGAAATTGCAGCCCCAGCGGCGCCGAGTCCGGCCGCGGAATCCCCAAGCTCTGTCGCAGTCGCAGTCCCAGCCCCAGCCACGCCGCCATCCACAGCCACCCCCTACTTGGTGGCACTGGACGACGCCCTGCCGCCAGCGGCACCCCTGGCCCCGCCCGCGCCGACGACCGCCCCGCGCCGGCGTGCCAGCGATCAAGCCCCCGGCCCCGCCGCTCCCACTGCCGGCCCCATCCCCCTGCTGGTGGTGGACGACTCGGCCGTGGTGCGCGCCAAGCTCAGCAAGCTGCTCAGCGGTGCCGGCTACGCCGTCAGCACCGCGCGCCATGGGCAGGACGCGCTGGAGCAGCTGAACCAACACTGGTTCGCAATGATGATCACCGATCTCGAAATGCCCGAGATGGACGGCTTTGAGCTGATCGCCCATGTCAGCGGCGATCTGCGCACCGAGAACTTGCCCATCGTCGCCATCACCGGCCATGAAGAATTGGGCGCGCGCGTGGCCGATGTGAAGGGCCTTTACGGCATCTTCAAGAAGCCCTGGAGCGACCGCGAGCTGCTCGCCCGCGTGGGTGTGCTGACCCAGTTGCGTCCGCGCTGA
- a CDS encoding response regulator transcription factor, with product MANILLADDDTLTLQMLQATLEDEHQVTAVADSSAALDLALTRPFDLVLLDVDMPGMSGYECCERIKAAPQGAQLPVMFLSALTGLEERLRGYSAGGEDYLTKPFDAEELLAKVRRVLQHNGRERELAQQLDEVMNAALASADMVGETGVVLDFQRAASSCATPDALALALLEAVQRFGFEACVRLCSLSATISRNQRGPASALESSLLDHLQSADASQRLHAVGPHAGFHWGKVLLFVRGLPLANPSAEREEAERIGRVRDNIALLMEGALQRLAAIDSAQAVRDLDQLSRLVQMTHQALADISARSQAQQLAVAHQCEHLNERLETSFLQLGLTSVQEDHLIELVRGHRESVLAELAQGQALDARLREISSQLRAQLKP from the coding sequence ATGGCCAATATCCTGCTTGCGGACGACGACACCTTGACCCTGCAGATGCTCCAGGCCACGCTGGAGGATGAGCATCAGGTCACGGCCGTTGCTGACAGCTCGGCGGCGCTGGATCTTGCGCTCACGCGCCCCTTTGATCTGGTGTTGCTCGATGTCGACATGCCGGGCATGAGCGGCTACGAGTGCTGCGAGCGCATCAAGGCCGCGCCCCAGGGCGCCCAGTTGCCGGTGATGTTTCTGTCTGCCTTGACAGGCCTGGAGGAACGGCTGCGGGGCTATTCGGCCGGCGGCGAGGACTACCTGACCAAGCCCTTTGATGCCGAAGAGCTGCTGGCCAAGGTGCGGCGGGTGCTGCAGCACAACGGCCGCGAGCGCGAACTGGCTCAGCAACTGGATGAGGTGATGAACGCCGCACTGGCCAGCGCCGACATGGTGGGCGAGACCGGTGTGGTGCTGGACTTCCAGCGTGCGGCATCAAGCTGCGCCACCCCCGATGCCCTGGCGCTGGCGCTGCTGGAGGCGGTGCAGCGGTTCGGCTTCGAGGCCTGTGTGCGCCTTTGCAGCCTGAGCGCGACGATCTCGCGCAACCAGCGTGGCCCGGCCAGTGCGCTGGAGTCCAGCCTGCTGGATCATCTGCAGAGCGCCGACGCCAGTCAGCGCCTGCACGCCGTGGGGCCCCATGCAGGCTTCCACTGGGGCAAGGTGTTGCTCTTCGTGCGCGGCTTGCCGCTGGCCAACCCCAGCGCCGAGCGCGAGGAGGCTGAGCGAATCGGCCGCGTGCGCGACAACATCGCCCTGCTGATGGAAGGCGCCCTGCAACGCCTTGCCGCGATTGATTCGGCCCAGGCCGTTCGCGACCTGGATCAACTCAGCCGCTTGGTCCAGATGACCCATCAGGCCTTGGCGGACATTTCCGCACGCAGCCAGGCGCAGCAACTGGCTGTTGCGCACCAATGCGAGCACCTGAATGAACGCCTCGAAACCAGCTTTCTGCAACTGGGACTGACCAGCGTGCAGGAAGACCATCTGATTGAACTGGTGCGCGGACACCGCGAATCCGTGCTGGCTGAACTGGCCCAGGGCCAGGCCTTGGATGCCCGCCTGCGCGAAATCAGCAGTCAACTGCGTGCCCAACTCAAACCCTGA